The following DNA comes from Bacteroidetes bacterium SB0662_bin_6.
CGAGGATAGCGAGTTGCACCGTGTCGCCCACGTCGGCGCCAGCGCCGTTGCGCATGGCCTTGTTCACATGCAGCCAGTGCCCTCCGGACGGATCAGGTTCCAGGATCGCCCTAAAAGGCTGGCCGTTCATAACGCCTTCGACCTTGGTCGCGCCGCCCGAAGAAAATTGCTTGCCGATCCACTCCGGGACATTGAGCAGGGCCTTGGAATGCACCTTTGCCTTTTGAGGATGCCGAAAGAGCTGAGCCTCGAAGCGCAAAACAGATGGGCCGCCGGCATTATTGTTCTGATATGCCATCCCGCCGTTCGTTCAGAACCTTATGCTCCGCATTGGTGCCCAAGAGAGGACTCGAACCTCCACGCCCTAACGGGCACATGACCCTGAATCATGCGCGTCTACCAATTCCGCCACTTGGGCCCGGGGCCATCTGACGCTG
Coding sequences within:
- a CDS encoding DUF1905 domain-containing protein is translated as MAYQNNNAGGPSVLRFEAQLFRHPQKAKVHSKALLNVPEWIGKQFSSGGATKVEGVMNGQPFRAILEPDPSGGHWLHVNKAMRNGAGADVGDTVQLAILGPEPEPTLPEDFQAALTASRDAETLWQDLTLLGRLDWVRWIESARKPETRARRIRRAVEQLSSGDRRACCVNVYEFMLDRIREDEQARSLEANTLR